A portion of the Mesobacillus sp. AQ2 genome contains these proteins:
- a CDS encoding ECF transporter S component, whose amino-acid sequence MKNKKLSWLAMFIALSAAGSFIKIPAVIGSVAFDTLPALVAAGVLGGTAGAAVGAIGHLLSALASGMPLGPFHFLIAGEMALLVYFFGLLKRSGKNWSSGILFFLGNTFAAPLPFILLMGKSFYLAIVPSLFIGSILNTILAFLVLPRIARVFGRSLAFSRQA is encoded by the coding sequence AAATAAAAAACTTTCCTGGTTAGCCATGTTCATCGCCCTTTCCGCAGCGGGATCTTTCATCAAGATCCCGGCAGTGATAGGGAGTGTGGCATTCGATACCTTGCCTGCCCTTGTGGCTGCAGGAGTACTGGGAGGAACTGCAGGAGCAGCAGTGGGCGCAATCGGTCATCTGCTGTCTGCACTTGCTTCTGGGATGCCGCTGGGACCATTTCATTTCCTGATTGCCGGTGAAATGGCCCTGCTGGTTTATTTTTTCGGCTTGTTAAAAAGGAGCGGCAAAAACTGGTCATCAGGCATACTATTTTTTCTGGGCAACACCTTCGCTGCACCGCTGCCGTTTATTCTGCTAATGGGAAAGTCTTTTTACTTAGCGATCGTTCCATCGTTGTTTATTGGCTCCATCCTGAATACAATCCTTGCTTTTCTCGTTTTGCCGAGAATTGCCAGAGTTTTTGGTCGCAGCCTTGCATTCTCAAGACAGGCTTAA
- a CDS encoding ATP-binding protein, which produces MRDILIIPLSEEENLVIASDNSGSIGMKNDDAVQVRYKMVAYYSFRVAVMECISAAAAPFAVVIQNFCGNNTWHELLEGIEQGISELGKLDIQITGSTETNFVMNQSAVGLTVLGKRRANVNSDKLKYNSGTSIAVIGSPLVGQELLEMEEQVVPLSVFMEVCAIEDVVTIPVGSRGILHELNALFDGTPFTEENVDSTIQLTKSSGPSTCFVAVCPTEKLDELKSISGRYYHELIYSG; this is translated from the coding sequence GTGAGAGATATTTTAATCATTCCTTTATCAGAAGAGGAAAATCTGGTGATAGCCAGTGATAACAGCGGCAGTATTGGAATGAAGAACGATGATGCGGTTCAGGTTCGATATAAAATGGTTGCTTACTATTCATTCCGGGTGGCTGTCATGGAGTGCATAAGTGCGGCTGCAGCACCTTTTGCGGTCGTTATCCAGAACTTCTGCGGTAATAATACCTGGCATGAACTTTTAGAAGGTATTGAACAAGGAATAAGTGAGCTTGGAAAGCTAGACATCCAAATCACTGGCAGCACGGAAACCAATTTCGTGATGAACCAATCGGCAGTTGGCCTAACTGTACTGGGAAAAAGAAGGGCAAACGTAAATAGTGATAAGCTGAAATACAATTCAGGAACAAGCATAGCTGTCATTGGCTCCCCACTGGTCGGGCAAGAGCTTTTGGAAATGGAAGAACAGGTTGTGCCATTGTCGGTTTTTATGGAGGTTTGCGCCATCGAAGACGTGGTAACGATTCCAGTCGGTTCGAGGGGAATCCTTCATGAGCTGAATGCTCTGTTTGACGGTACGCCATTCACTGAAGAAAATGTGGATTCAACAATCCAACTAACGAAATCATCCGGTCCATCTACCTGCTTTGTTGCAGTTTGTCCGACAGAAAAACTAGATGAATTGAAATCGATTTCCGGCCGCTATTATCATGAATTAATCTATTCGGGGTGA
- a CDS encoding histidine phosphatase family protein, with protein sequence MLNLYVIRHGETDWNKEKRSQGRLDSSLTEKGKGDARLLGARLQDTEFNQIISSPSGRTLETARLVRGERGIPLVTDERLMEIDLGEWQGKTEEEIETMYPDEFHSYWNEPDSYTSVGGETFVQVQQRIVDFLENLEKTVTNGNVLIVTHGVVIKTLYLLCRNSSLKRLWDPPFIHGTSLTILTLDAGRKELLLEACVSHGS encoded by the coding sequence ATGCTTAATTTATATGTGATCAGACATGGAGAAACAGATTGGAATAAAGAAAAAAGAAGCCAGGGCCGTCTCGACTCTTCACTTACTGAAAAAGGAAAAGGAGATGCCCGCTTACTGGGAGCCAGGCTTCAGGATACAGAGTTCAACCAGATTATTTCGTCTCCAAGTGGAAGAACATTGGAAACAGCCAGGCTGGTAAGAGGAGAAAGGGGAATTCCCTTGGTAACCGACGAAAGGTTAATGGAAATCGATTTAGGGGAGTGGCAGGGAAAAACAGAGGAAGAAATCGAAACGATGTATCCCGATGAATTCCATTCTTACTGGAATGAGCCTGATAGCTATACTAGTGTTGGAGGGGAGACCTTTGTACAGGTCCAGCAAAGAATTGTGGATTTTTTAGAAAATCTTGAAAAGACAGTGACGAATGGCAATGTCCTGATTGTTACACATGGCGTAGTAATTAAAACTCTATACTTGCTATGCCGTAATTCTTCGTTAAAACGGTTATGGGACCCGCCATTCATTCATGGAACCAGCTTAACGATTTTAACCCTGGATGCTGGAAGAAAAGAACTTCTGCTTGAAGCCTGTGTTTCTCATGGTTCCTGA
- a CDS encoding amino acid ABC transporter ATP-binding protein — protein sequence MIKIEKLYKKFGELEVLKGIDLEIPTGKTAVIIGPSGSGKTTLLRCMNLLETPDAGKIELGSRTLQFGDNAKIKTAEMVAFRKQTGMVFQNYNLFPHLTAIENVMEGQMIVLKRSKEEARKKALALLDKVGLKDRADNYPHQLSGGQQQRVGIARAMAMDPQVLLFDEPTSALDPELVGEVLKVMKDLAREEITMVIVTHEMSFAHDAADEVIFMDGGIVVERGTPQEVFEQSQNKRTQQFLNKVTAR from the coding sequence ATGATTAAGATTGAAAAGCTATATAAAAAATTCGGCGAACTGGAAGTACTGAAAGGAATCGACCTAGAGATCCCCACCGGTAAAACGGCCGTGATCATTGGCCCTTCAGGCTCAGGGAAAACCACCCTTCTACGCTGCATGAACCTGCTCGAAACTCCTGATGCCGGAAAAATAGAGCTGGGCAGCAGAACTCTCCAGTTCGGGGATAATGCGAAAATTAAAACGGCCGAAATGGTAGCCTTCCGCAAGCAGACCGGGATGGTATTCCAGAACTATAACCTCTTCCCTCATCTGACCGCGATTGAAAATGTAATGGAAGGGCAGATGATTGTGCTGAAGCGTTCAAAAGAAGAAGCTAGGAAAAAGGCGCTGGCCCTCCTTGATAAGGTAGGACTGAAAGATCGTGCCGATAATTACCCCCACCAGCTGTCCGGCGGTCAACAGCAGCGTGTGGGAATTGCCCGTGCAATGGCGATGGACCCTCAGGTTCTGCTCTTCGATGAACCAACATCAGCCCTTGACCCGGAACTCGTCGGAGAAGTACTGAAGGTAATGAAAGACCTTGCCAGGGAAGAGATCACGATGGTTATCGTCACCCATGAAATGAGCTTTGCCCACGATGCCGCTGACGAAGTCATCTTCATGGACGGCGGTATTGTTGTCGAAAGAGGAACACCACAAGAAGTATTTGAACAATCACAAAATAAGCGTACACAGCAGTTTTTAAACAAAGTAACTGCACGATAG